One genomic window of Salvia miltiorrhiza cultivar Shanhuang (shh) chromosome 4, IMPLAD_Smil_shh, whole genome shotgun sequence includes the following:
- the LOC131021664 gene encoding uncharacterized protein LOC131021664 isoform X1, whose translation MSSSKSMLTPPQKYAAAALFAMALNQAQIHQTQPLGFPAAAEDGAPSEERVSSGSSSDSVSEDPQLWAHQSSGLLRPVFKFFEIDSRAWGGLEETAGSSPAKNHLAAFLRLLAEGSSDVSSEAVDNGTALVNAIDAMSSKLELSPADHDSKKERQLKYEYACREKFSTPEATQESKPEERNSSDISQQEKDVATSKSEQAVRQNIIESDGRPIEEAAMVTYLTKVTVLNELLSACLADLPEDNGKSTKRRKGYDSRHRVALRLLATWFDVKWIIMEAIETMVACTAMAILKEEESKEEGKSSESSWEKWKRGGIIGAAALTGGTLMAITGGLAAPAIAAGFGALAPTLGAIVPVIGASGFAAVATAAGSVAGSVAVAASFGAAGAGLTGSKVARRIGDVEEFEFKAIGDNHNQGRLAVEILVSGFVFEEEDFTRPWEAQHENLERYALQWESEHLIAVSTAIQDWLTSKIATEMMKQGAMMTVLSTLMAALAWPTTLLSLTSFIDSKWTIAIDRSDKAGKMLAEVLLKGLQGHRPVTLVGFSLGARVIMSCLETLAESETNAGLVERVVLLGAPIAIKDTNWEATRKVVAGRYVNVYSTNDWMLGIAFRANLLTRGLAGIQPVDVPGIENVKALQLCSMFDDMFIHSNTNLGSNTGGRNRVYRRPLVLSMAHAADPRTARVGYLLPSFQPRSLDCRLVQHQIS comes from the exons ATGTCATCATCAAAGTCGATGCTGACGCCGCCGCAGAAATACGCGGCGGCAGCACTCTTTGCGATGGCTCTGAACCAGGCCCAAATCCACCAAACTCAGCCACTGGGATTTCCCGCTGCCGCCGAAGACGGCGCCCCGTCGGAGGAACGCGTCAGTAGCGGGAGCAGCTCCGATTCTGTTTCCGAGGACCCTCAGCTGTGGGCCCACCAATCCTCCGGACTCCTTCGACCTGTCTTCAA GTTTTTTGAAATTGATAGCAGAGCGTGGGGTGGGCTGGAGGAAACTGCTGGGTCTTCACCAGCAAAGAATCATCTTGCAGCT TTCCTAAGGTTACTTGCGGAGGGAAGTAGTGATGTGTCATCAGAAGCTGTTGATAATGGAACTGCTCTAGTCAACGCTATTGATGCTATGTCTTCAAAATTGGAATTATCTCCTGCTGATCATGACTCCAAAAAGGAAAGACAACTAAAGTATGAGTATGCGTGTCGGGAGAAGTTTTCAACCCCCGAGGCAACTCAAGAATCGAAACCTGAAGAGAGGAATTCATCTGATATTTCACAGCAGGAAAAAGATGTAGCTACATCTAAATCGGAGCAAGCAGTTAGACAAAATATCATTGAATCAGATGGAAGGCCAATTGAAgaggcagcaatggttacttaCCTGACGAAAGTTACGGTTCTTAATGAGCTTCTTTCAGCTTGTCTGGCAGATCTGCCTGAAGATAACGGGAAGTCCACCAAAAGAAGAAAGGGCTATGATTCCAGACATCGTGTGGCCTTGAGGTTGCTGGCAACCTGGTTTGATGTGAAATGGATAATAATG GAAGCCATTGAAACTATGGTTGCTTGTACTGCAATGGCAATTCTGAAAGAGGAGGAATCCAAGGAAGAAGGCAAATCTTCAGAAAGCTCATGGGAGAAGTGGAAACGCGGAGGCATCATCGGTGCTGCTGCACTAACAGGAGGTACCTTGATGGCAATTACTGGAG GTTTAGCTGCTCCAGCAATTGCAGCTGGGTTTGGTGCTTTAGCACCTACATTAGGGGCCATTGTCCCTGTTATTGGAGCAAGTGGGTTTGCTGCAGTAGCTACTGCTGCTGGAAGTGTTGCAGGTTCTGTAGCAGTTGCAGCTTCCTTTGGTG CGGCTGGAGCTGGACTTACAGGGAGCAAAGTGGCTAGGAGAATTGGTGATGTTGAAGAATTTGAGTTCAAAGCAATAGGTGACAACCATAATCAAGGA CGACTAGCTGTTGAGATCTTAGTTTCAGGATTCGTTTTTGAGGAAGAAGACTTTACGAGACCTTGGGAAGCACAACATGAAAACTTGGAAAG GTACGCACTGCAGTGGGAGTCGGAGCATCTAATTGCTGTAAGCACTGCTATTCAAGACTGGCTTACTTCAA AAATCGCCACTGAAATGATGAAACAAGGGGCCATGATGACTGTACTAAGCACCCTTATGGCAGCACTAGCATGGCCAACAACATTGCTTTCACTTACTAGTTTTATTGACAGCAAATGGACAATTGCCATTGACAG ATCTGATAAGGCAGGAAAAATGCTGGCAGAAGTATTACTTAAAGGTTTGCAAGGGCACAG GCCTGTGACTCTAGTGGGTTTCTCATTAGGAGCGAGAGTAATTATGAGTTGCCTTGAGACTTTGGCTGAAAGTGAAACTAATG CTGGGCTTGTGGAAAGAGTTGTTCTTCTTGGAGCTCCTATAGCGATTAAAGACACGAACTGGGAAGCTACTCGGAAG GTGGTAGCCGGGAGATACGTGAATGTATATTCGACAAATGATTGGATGCTGGGAATAGCATTTCGTGCCAA TCTCCTCACCAGAGGATTGGCCGGAATTCAGCCTGTTGATGTCCCCGGTATCGAAAATGTAAAAGCTCTGCAACTCTGCTCAATGTTTGATGATATGTTTATACATTCCAATACGAATCTTGGATCTAACACAGGTGGACGCAACAGAGTTTATAGACGGCCACTCGTCTTATCTATGGCGCACGCAGCAGATCCTAGAACAGCTCGAGTTGGATACTTATTACCCAGTTTTCAACCGAGAAGCTTAGATTGTCGCTTGGTGCAACATCAGATATCTTAA
- the LOC131021664 gene encoding uncharacterized protein LOC131021664 isoform X3: MSSSKSMLTPPQKYAAAALFAMALNQAQIHQTQPLGFPAAAEDGAPSEERVSSGSSSDSVSEDPQLWAHQSSGLLRPVFKFFEIDSRAWGGLEETAGSSPAKNHLAAFLRLLAEGSSDVSSEAVDNGTALVNAIDAMSSKLELSPADHDSKKERQLKYEYACREKFSTPEATQESKPEERNSSDISQQEKDVATSKSEQAVRQNIIESDGRPIEEAAMVTYLTKVTVLNELLSACLADLPEDNGKSTKRRKGYDSRHRVALRLLATWFDVKWIIMEAIETMVACTAMAILKEEESKEEGKSSESSWEKWKRGGIIGAAALTGGTLMAITGGLAAPAIAAGFGALAPTLGAIVPVIGASGFAAVATAAGSVAGSVAVAASFGAAGAGLTGSKVARRIGDVEEFEFKAIGDNHNQGRLAVEILVSGFVFEEEDFTRPWEAQHENLERYALQWESEHLIAVSTAIQDWLTSKIATEMMKQGAMMTVLSTLMAALAWPTTLLSLTSFIDSKWTIAIDRSDKAGKMLAEVLLKGLQGHRPVTLVGFSLGARVIMSCLETLAESETNAGLVERVVLLGAPIAIKDTNWEATRKVVAGRYVNVYSTNDWMLGIAFRANLLTRGLAGIQPVDVPGIENSL, encoded by the exons ATGTCATCATCAAAGTCGATGCTGACGCCGCCGCAGAAATACGCGGCGGCAGCACTCTTTGCGATGGCTCTGAACCAGGCCCAAATCCACCAAACTCAGCCACTGGGATTTCCCGCTGCCGCCGAAGACGGCGCCCCGTCGGAGGAACGCGTCAGTAGCGGGAGCAGCTCCGATTCTGTTTCCGAGGACCCTCAGCTGTGGGCCCACCAATCCTCCGGACTCCTTCGACCTGTCTTCAA GTTTTTTGAAATTGATAGCAGAGCGTGGGGTGGGCTGGAGGAAACTGCTGGGTCTTCACCAGCAAAGAATCATCTTGCAGCT TTCCTAAGGTTACTTGCGGAGGGAAGTAGTGATGTGTCATCAGAAGCTGTTGATAATGGAACTGCTCTAGTCAACGCTATTGATGCTATGTCTTCAAAATTGGAATTATCTCCTGCTGATCATGACTCCAAAAAGGAAAGACAACTAAAGTATGAGTATGCGTGTCGGGAGAAGTTTTCAACCCCCGAGGCAACTCAAGAATCGAAACCTGAAGAGAGGAATTCATCTGATATTTCACAGCAGGAAAAAGATGTAGCTACATCTAAATCGGAGCAAGCAGTTAGACAAAATATCATTGAATCAGATGGAAGGCCAATTGAAgaggcagcaatggttacttaCCTGACGAAAGTTACGGTTCTTAATGAGCTTCTTTCAGCTTGTCTGGCAGATCTGCCTGAAGATAACGGGAAGTCCACCAAAAGAAGAAAGGGCTATGATTCCAGACATCGTGTGGCCTTGAGGTTGCTGGCAACCTGGTTTGATGTGAAATGGATAATAATG GAAGCCATTGAAACTATGGTTGCTTGTACTGCAATGGCAATTCTGAAAGAGGAGGAATCCAAGGAAGAAGGCAAATCTTCAGAAAGCTCATGGGAGAAGTGGAAACGCGGAGGCATCATCGGTGCTGCTGCACTAACAGGAGGTACCTTGATGGCAATTACTGGAG GTTTAGCTGCTCCAGCAATTGCAGCTGGGTTTGGTGCTTTAGCACCTACATTAGGGGCCATTGTCCCTGTTATTGGAGCAAGTGGGTTTGCTGCAGTAGCTACTGCTGCTGGAAGTGTTGCAGGTTCTGTAGCAGTTGCAGCTTCCTTTGGTG CGGCTGGAGCTGGACTTACAGGGAGCAAAGTGGCTAGGAGAATTGGTGATGTTGAAGAATTTGAGTTCAAAGCAATAGGTGACAACCATAATCAAGGA CGACTAGCTGTTGAGATCTTAGTTTCAGGATTCGTTTTTGAGGAAGAAGACTTTACGAGACCTTGGGAAGCACAACATGAAAACTTGGAAAG GTACGCACTGCAGTGGGAGTCGGAGCATCTAATTGCTGTAAGCACTGCTATTCAAGACTGGCTTACTTCAA AAATCGCCACTGAAATGATGAAACAAGGGGCCATGATGACTGTACTAAGCACCCTTATGGCAGCACTAGCATGGCCAACAACATTGCTTTCACTTACTAGTTTTATTGACAGCAAATGGACAATTGCCATTGACAG ATCTGATAAGGCAGGAAAAATGCTGGCAGAAGTATTACTTAAAGGTTTGCAAGGGCACAG GCCTGTGACTCTAGTGGGTTTCTCATTAGGAGCGAGAGTAATTATGAGTTGCCTTGAGACTTTGGCTGAAAGTGAAACTAATG CTGGGCTTGTGGAAAGAGTTGTTCTTCTTGGAGCTCCTATAGCGATTAAAGACACGAACTGGGAAGCTACTCGGAAG GTGGTAGCCGGGAGATACGTGAATGTATATTCGACAAATGATTGGATGCTGGGAATAGCATTTCGTGCCAA TCTCCTCACCAGAGGATTGGCCGGAATTCAGCCTGTTGATGTCCCCGGTATCGAAAAT AGTTTATAG
- the LOC131021664 gene encoding uncharacterized protein LOC131021664 isoform X2 — translation MSSSKSMLTPPQKYAAAALFAMALNQAQIHQTQPLGFPAAAEDGAPSEERVSSGSSSDSVSEDPQLWAHQSSGLLRPVFKFFEIDSRAWGGLEETAGSSPAKNHLAAFLRLLAEGSSDVSSEAVDNGTALVNAIDAMSSKLELSPADHDSKKERQLKYEYACREKFSTPEATQESKPEERNSSDISQQEKDVATSKSEQAVRQNIIESDGRPIEEAAMVTYLTKVTVLNELLSACLADLPEDNGKSTKRRKGYDSRHRVALRLLATWFDVKWIIMEAIETMVACTAMAILKEEESKEEGKSSESSWEKWKRGGIIGAAALTGGTLMAITGGLAAPAIAAGFGALAPTLGAIVPVIGASGFAAVATAAGSVAGSVAVAASFGAAGAGLTGSKVARRIGDVEEFEFKAIGDNHNQGRLAVEILVSGFVFEEEDFTRPWEAQHENLERYALQWESEHLIAVSTAIQDWLTSKIATEMMKQGAMMTVLSTLMAALAWPTTLLSLTSFIDSKWTIAIDRSDKAGKMLAEVLLKGLQGHRPVTLVGFSLGARVIMSCLETLAESETNAGLVERVVLLGAPIAIKDTNWEATRKVVAGRYVNVYSTNDWMLGIAFRANLLTRGLAGIQPVDVPGIENVDATEFIDGHSSYLWRTQQILEQLELDTYYPVFNREA, via the exons ATGTCATCATCAAAGTCGATGCTGACGCCGCCGCAGAAATACGCGGCGGCAGCACTCTTTGCGATGGCTCTGAACCAGGCCCAAATCCACCAAACTCAGCCACTGGGATTTCCCGCTGCCGCCGAAGACGGCGCCCCGTCGGAGGAACGCGTCAGTAGCGGGAGCAGCTCCGATTCTGTTTCCGAGGACCCTCAGCTGTGGGCCCACCAATCCTCCGGACTCCTTCGACCTGTCTTCAA GTTTTTTGAAATTGATAGCAGAGCGTGGGGTGGGCTGGAGGAAACTGCTGGGTCTTCACCAGCAAAGAATCATCTTGCAGCT TTCCTAAGGTTACTTGCGGAGGGAAGTAGTGATGTGTCATCAGAAGCTGTTGATAATGGAACTGCTCTAGTCAACGCTATTGATGCTATGTCTTCAAAATTGGAATTATCTCCTGCTGATCATGACTCCAAAAAGGAAAGACAACTAAAGTATGAGTATGCGTGTCGGGAGAAGTTTTCAACCCCCGAGGCAACTCAAGAATCGAAACCTGAAGAGAGGAATTCATCTGATATTTCACAGCAGGAAAAAGATGTAGCTACATCTAAATCGGAGCAAGCAGTTAGACAAAATATCATTGAATCAGATGGAAGGCCAATTGAAgaggcagcaatggttacttaCCTGACGAAAGTTACGGTTCTTAATGAGCTTCTTTCAGCTTGTCTGGCAGATCTGCCTGAAGATAACGGGAAGTCCACCAAAAGAAGAAAGGGCTATGATTCCAGACATCGTGTGGCCTTGAGGTTGCTGGCAACCTGGTTTGATGTGAAATGGATAATAATG GAAGCCATTGAAACTATGGTTGCTTGTACTGCAATGGCAATTCTGAAAGAGGAGGAATCCAAGGAAGAAGGCAAATCTTCAGAAAGCTCATGGGAGAAGTGGAAACGCGGAGGCATCATCGGTGCTGCTGCACTAACAGGAGGTACCTTGATGGCAATTACTGGAG GTTTAGCTGCTCCAGCAATTGCAGCTGGGTTTGGTGCTTTAGCACCTACATTAGGGGCCATTGTCCCTGTTATTGGAGCAAGTGGGTTTGCTGCAGTAGCTACTGCTGCTGGAAGTGTTGCAGGTTCTGTAGCAGTTGCAGCTTCCTTTGGTG CGGCTGGAGCTGGACTTACAGGGAGCAAAGTGGCTAGGAGAATTGGTGATGTTGAAGAATTTGAGTTCAAAGCAATAGGTGACAACCATAATCAAGGA CGACTAGCTGTTGAGATCTTAGTTTCAGGATTCGTTTTTGAGGAAGAAGACTTTACGAGACCTTGGGAAGCACAACATGAAAACTTGGAAAG GTACGCACTGCAGTGGGAGTCGGAGCATCTAATTGCTGTAAGCACTGCTATTCAAGACTGGCTTACTTCAA AAATCGCCACTGAAATGATGAAACAAGGGGCCATGATGACTGTACTAAGCACCCTTATGGCAGCACTAGCATGGCCAACAACATTGCTTTCACTTACTAGTTTTATTGACAGCAAATGGACAATTGCCATTGACAG ATCTGATAAGGCAGGAAAAATGCTGGCAGAAGTATTACTTAAAGGTTTGCAAGGGCACAG GCCTGTGACTCTAGTGGGTTTCTCATTAGGAGCGAGAGTAATTATGAGTTGCCTTGAGACTTTGGCTGAAAGTGAAACTAATG CTGGGCTTGTGGAAAGAGTTGTTCTTCTTGGAGCTCCTATAGCGATTAAAGACACGAACTGGGAAGCTACTCGGAAG GTGGTAGCCGGGAGATACGTGAATGTATATTCGACAAATGATTGGATGCTGGGAATAGCATTTCGTGCCAA TCTCCTCACCAGAGGATTGGCCGGAATTCAGCCTGTTGATGTCCCCGGTATCGAAAAT GTGGACGCAACAGAGTTTATAGACGGCCACTCGTCTTATCTATGGCGCACGCAGCAGATCCTAGAACAGCTCGAGTTGGATACTTATTACCCAGTTTTCAACCGAGAAGCTTAG
- the LOC131021666 gene encoding protein CHAPERONE-LIKE PROTEIN OF POR1, chloroplastic codes for MSSGLTCSPLRYSMGLPARGLGSHKKQFSFVPSFGLSTNLLFLERNGLAASTWRYKQRVPSVKCAMDATFGDSSNDSTVIFPRINVKDPYKRLGISKEASEDEIQAARNFLIQTYGGHKASVDAIEAAHDKIIMQKFYERKNPKINVKKKVREVTQHKYVQAVTSRFRTPSTRVIVKTSIAFLVLGVLSVLFPTEEGPTLQVAISLIATMYFIHDRLKSKLRAFLYGAGSFALSWLLGTFLMVSVMPPILKGPRSLEVTTSLLSYIILWVSSTYLR; via the exons ATGTCATCTGGGTTAACTTGTAGCCCCTTGAGATATAGCATGGGCTTACCTGCAAGAGGGCTAGGATCACATAAGAAGCAGTTCTCGTTTGTGCCTAGTTTTGGGTTATCTACAAATCTTCTTTTTTTGGAGAG AAATGGTTTGGCTGCATCAACTTGGAGATATAAACAGAGAGTGCCTTCTGTCAAATGTGCAATGGACGCTACCTTTGGAGATTCTAGTAATGACTCAACTG TTATATTTCCTAGAATTAATGTCAAGGATCCTTACAAGCGACTAGGCATCAGTAAGGAAGCTTCAGAAGATGAAATTCAAGCTGCTCGGAACTTCCTAATACAAACATACGGAGGACACAAGGCCAGTGTGGATGCAATTGAAGCAGCACATGATAAAATCATTATGCAAAAATTTTACGAAAGGAAGAACCCTAAGATCAACGTCAAGAAAAAGGTCAGGGAAGTAACCCAGCATAAATATGTCCAGGCTGTCACGAGCAGGTTTAGAACCCCATCCACTAGGGTCATTGTAAAAACTTCCATAGCTTTCTTGGTACTTGGAGTGCTGAGTGTACTCTTTCCAACGGAAGAAGGCCCAACACTTCAAGTTGCTATCTCTCTGATAGCCACAATGTACTTCATTCATGATCGCCTCAAGAGCAAATTACGTGCTTTTCTCTATGG GGCTGGGAGTTTTGCTCTTTCGTGGCTTCTAGGAACGTTCTTGATGGTTTCTGTGATGCCACCAATACTCAAAGGGCCAAGAAGCTTGGAAGTGACGACGTCATTGCTAAGCTACATTATCCTTTGGGTTTCATCTACTTATCTTAGATAA
- the LOC131021667 gene encoding kinesin-like protein KIN-7J, with product MESGGELIRENGERILVSVRLRPLNDSSNDVSDWECISSDTLVYKNVSHLASGKSTYPTAYTFDRVFRSDSSTKMVYEEGAKDAAISVVHGVNSTILAYGETSSGKTYTMTGITECAVADIYEYIQKHPEREFVVKFAAMEIYKECVRDLLSTDNAPLKLVDDPERGTVVENLTEEILKDRDHLTELLFICQAQGQNGDGSPNELSPQSHQIIRLTIESSPREYLGWDSSSTLAAAVNFVDLAGSERVSQSSSTGTRFKKGRHVDRSLVTLGAVISSLGQGGSEHIPYEDSKLTRILQTSLGGNARTAIICTMNPARSHVERSRNTLHFASCAKDVPTYAHVNVVVSDKALVKNLQKELARLENEMRSSPSKITPRNFSTLLREKDAQIEKLEKEIKDLILQRDIFQSQVKELVKMVGDTASSVTQVGVGNYPHLRVQRSPDVYVQGKTSCKLDEPPYSDADTSDVLSRSNSEYQPVKVAFLDFGNSNASPDIISNTPNYTESELFYGWHEIDKQSSADLDDLCREVNCPDKEFCRHGENTSNFSYFQNNTRFPAGKVHVNGSEQGITSSSLEDDEEVKEEIPSRTKPAKEGQEPTSETMINGEESTSATPAKERDDRSSSQTPENARSSLRKNSLTRDQARIAFLNSSLRLVRSLSCNSSLVSDSPSPWFKITDYTPEKECERCKRKLCELNSGSSSERHKSRSENSRDIESATPARETSSGDNCSPDTKEKADDLPTTEEETTKTSEKVNVVKNMITLEDKGRGLTSWPVEFKRLQREIIELWHACNVALVHRTYFFMLFQGDPTDAIYLEVEIRRMKLLKDKFSRGEKIDVDGQRISLSSSAKTLRHERRMLSEQMMKKMSEREREKLFVGWGIGLNTKMRRLQLANLAWSKTGDINHINESAYLVAKLVGFLDPGQTPSKEVFGMNLTPKYSTGICTYKRSLGSLLR from the exons ATGGAGAGTGGAGGGGAGTTGATCAGAGAGAATGGGGAGAGGATTTTGGTGAGTGTGAGATTGAGGCCGTTGAACGATTCGAGCAACGATGTTTCAGATTGGGAATGCATCAGTAGTGATACTCTTGTTTACAAGAATGTCAGCCATCTTGCTTCTGGGAAGTCCACCTATCCCACTGCCTACACATTTG ATCGCGTATTCAGGAGTGATAGCTCCACCAAAATGGTATACGAGGAAGGAGCCAAGGATGCTGCTATTTCAGTTGTCCATGGAGTAAATT CAACTATTCTGGCATATGGTGAAACGAGCAGTGGGAAGACGTATACGATGACTGGGATTACTGAGTGTGCTGTAGCAGATATATATGAGTATATACAGAAG CATCCGGAGAGAGAGTTTGTTGTGAAGTTCGCTGCTATGGAGATATATAAGGAATGTGTCCGCGACCTGCTTAGCACAGATAACGCCCCTCTAAAACTCGTAGATGATCCAGAG AGAGGAACCGTGGTAGAGAATCTCACCGAGGAAATCTTGAAGGACCGAGATCATCTCACCGAGCTGCTTTTTATCTGTCAAG CTCAAGGGCAGAATGGAGACGGATCGCCTAATGAACTGAGCCCGCAATCTCACCAGATTATTAGACTG ACGATTGAAAGCTCTCCCCGCGAGTATTTAGGGTGGGACAGCTCCAGCACTCTTGCAGCTGCTGTG AATTTCGTTGATCTGGCTGGAAGTGAACGAGTATCCCAATCGTCATCTACCGGAACAAGGTTCAAAAAGGGCAGACACGTTGATCGCAGTTTGGTCACTCTGGGAGCTGTGATTAGCAGCCTGGG CCAGGGAGGAAGTGAACACATACCTTATGAAGACTCCAAGCTAACTCGAATCCTGCAAACATCGCTTGGAGGAAATGCTAGAACTGCCATCATATGCACGATGAACCCTGCTCGTAGCCACGTTGAGCGATCAAGGAACACTCTTCACTTCGCGAGCTGTGCAAAGGACGTACCTACCTATGCACATGTCAATGTAGTTGTGTCCGACAAAGCATTGGTGAAGAATCTGCAGAAGGAGCTAGCAAGGCTAGAGAATGAGATGAGAAGTAGTCCCTCCAAAATCACCCCTCGAAATTTCTCAACATTACTCAGAGAGAAAGATGCACAGATTGAAAAG CTGGAGAAGGAGATCAAAGATCTAATTCTGCAACGAGATATTTTCCAGTCGCAAGTTAAAGAACTAGTGAAAATGGTTGGGGACACTGCAAGTTCAGTCACACAGGTAGGAGTGGGGAACTACCCTCATTTACGAGTGCAACGATCACCGGATGTATACGTCCAAGGCAAAACCAGTTGTAAATTGGATGAACCTCCATACTCCGATGCTGATACCTCTGATGTTCTGAGTCGGAGTAATTCAGAATACCAACCTGTGAAAGTTGCGTTTCTTGATTTTGGGAACAGCAATGCATCTCCAGATATCATATCAAATACTCCAAACTACACTGAGAGTGAACTGTTTTATGGTTGGCACGAGATTGATAAACAATCTAGTGCCGATTTGGACGACTTATGCAGGGAAGTTAACTGCCCCGACAAGGAGTTCTGCAGACACGGAGAGAATACTTCAAATTTCTCGTATTTTCAGAACAACACTCGATTTCCTGCAGGCAAGGTGCATGTAAATGGAAGTGAGCAAGGAATCACGTCGTCTTCTTTGGAGGATGACGAGGAAGTGAAGGAGGAAATACCATCAAGGACAAAGCCTGCCAAGGAaggccaagaacctacttcaGAGACAATGATCAATGGCGAAGAATCAACTTCAGCAACGCCTGCAAAAGAGAGAGATGATCGTAGCTCCAGCCAGACTCCTGAGAATGCTAGATCATCTCTTCGAAAGAATTCTCTGACGCGTGATCAAGCTAGAATTGCGTTTCTCAACAGTAGTTTGCGGTTGGTGAGAAGTCTGAGCTGCAACTCTAGTCTTGTCTCCGACTCGCCCTCTCCATGGTTCAAGATCACAGACTACACACCAGAAAAAGAATGTGAGAGGTGTAAGAGGAAACTGTGTGAATTAAACTCTGGTTCCAGTTCGGAGAGACACAAATCTCGCTCCGAAAACTCACGTGATATAGAGAGCGCCACACCGGCAAGAGAAACTTCGAGTGGTGACAATTGTTCTCCCGACACAAAGGAAAAGGCTGATGATCTTCCCACAACTGAAGAAGAAACAACTAAGACATCA GAGAAGGTGAACGTTGTGAAAAACATGATCACATTAGAAGATAAAGGCAGAGGTCTAACAAGTTGGCCAGTAGAATTCAAGAGGCTTCAAAGAGAAATAATTGAACTTTGGCATGCTTGCAATGTTGCATTAGTCCATAGAACATACTTCTTCATGCTTTTTCAAGGTGATCCCACTGATGCTATCTATCTCGAGGTAGAAATAAGGAGGATGAAGTTGTTGAAGGACAAATTCTCTCGAGGGGAGAAGATTGATGTCGATGGACAACGCATATCGCTCTCCTCAAG TGCAAAGACTCTTCGTCATGAGAGGCGGATGTTGAGTGAGcagatgatgaagaagatgtcAGAAAGGGAAAGAGAGAAACTCTTCGTGGGGTGGGGAATCGGACTCAACACCAAAATGAGAAGGCTGCAGCTGGCTAATCTGGCGTGGTCCAAGACAGGAGACATAAACCACATCAACGAGAGTGCGTATCTTGTTGCAAAGCTAGTCGGGTTTCTTGATCCTGGCCAGACTCCGAGCAAAGAGGTGTTCGGGATGAATCTAACGCCCAAGTACTCCACCGGAATCTGCACTTATAAACGCAGTCTTGGATCTCTCCTACGATGA
- the LOC131021665 gene encoding probable pectinesterase 53, which translates to MSMALIKLFMLLFLMNCTANSHNTSEENYLNWVRRMSWRNHSISMEATNSVHPCKIIKVHKNPNKGDFTTIKNAIASLPLFNPCRVVISVAPGTYREKIEIPITMAYLTLEGAGRGKTTIRWDDTADHLGPTGQPLGTYGSATFAVNAPHFVAKNITFKNKAAAPAAGAAGKQAVALRISGDMAAFINCKFVGAQDTLYDHKGRHYFNKCHIQGSVDFIFGNGLSLYEGCHLHAKAHTYGALTAQKRGSMLEETGFSFVNCKVTGSGALYLGRAWGTFSRVVFAYTYMDKIIIPRGWNDWGDKDRQMTVFYGQFKCWGPGAGFGGRVKWARELTKQEAQPFLSLTFIDGHQWLTNLL; encoded by the exons ATGAGCATGGCATTAATTAAGCTCTTCATGTTGCTGTTCTTGATGAATTGCACTGCAAATTCCCACAACACTAGTGAAGAAAACTACTTAAATTGGGTGAGGCGCATGAGCTGGCGCAACCACTCCATTTCAATGGAGGCCACCAACAGCGTCCATCCTTGCAAGATTATTAAGGTTCACAAGAATCCCAACAAAGGAGATTTCACCACTATCAAGAATGCCATTGCTTCCCTCCCACTCTTCAATCCATGTCGGGTAGTTATTTCCGTTGCTCCAGGGACCTATAG GGAGAAGATAGAGATTCCTATCACAATGGCTTACCTCACATTGGAAGGAGCCGGCCGCGGCAAGACCACAATCCGGTGGGACGACACGGCCGACCACCTCGGCCCCACTGGCCAGCCCCTCGGAACTTACGGCTCCGCCACCTTCGCCGTCAATGCTCCTCATTTCGTTGCAAAGAACATCACATTTAAG AACAAGGCGGCGGCTCCGGCAGCGGGAGCGGCCGGGAAGCAGGCGGTGGCGCTGCGGATATCGGGGGACATGGCGGCGTTCATAAACTGCAAATTCGTGGGGGCGCAAGACACGCTGTACGACCACAAGGGCAGGCACTATTTCAACAAGTGCCACATCCAAGGGTCGGTGGACTTCATATTCGGGAACGGGCTGTCGCTTTACGAGGGGTGCCATCTCCACGCCAAGGCGCACACGTACGGCGCCCTAACCGCGCAGAAGAGGGGAAGCATGCTGGAGGAAACGGGCTTCTCGTTTGTGAATTGCAAGGTGACCGGGTCGGGCGCGCTCTATCTGGGGCGGGCATGGGGCACATTTTCTCGGGTTGTCTTCGCTTACACCTACATGGATAAGATCATCATTCCTAGAGGCTGGAACGACTGGGGCGACAAGGACAGGCAAAT GACGGTGTTCTACGGGCAGTTCAAGTGTTGGGGGCCCGGGGCGGGTTTCGGAGGTAGGGTGAAGTGGGCGAGGGAGCTCACCAAGCAAGAGGCTCAACCATTTTTATCACTTACTTTCATTGATGGCCATCAATGGCTCACCAATTTATTATGA